CTGATTGGCGGTATTGTTCTGCAATGGCTGCTGGGTCCGTTATCGGACAAATATGGCCGTCGTCCGGTGATGCTGGCTGGCGTGCTGTTTTTTATTGTCTGCTGCGCGCTGATGCACTGGGTTTCATCCATTGAGCAGTTTGTCACGCTGCGTTTCTTGCAGGGCATCAGTCTCTGCTTTATTGGCGCGGTAGGCTATGCCGCGATTCAGGAGGCATTTGACGAAGCGCGCAGCGTACGCATTATGGCGCTGATGGCCAATGTCGCCCTGCTGGCACCGCTGGCTGGTCCGCTGGCGGGCGCGGCCTTTTTAACCGTAGGCGACTGGCGCACCATGTTCTGGCTGTTTGCGCTGATCGCTGCACTGGCGCTGATTGGGCTGTGGCGCGCGATGCCGGAAACCGCCGGCGATCGCCGCGTTTCCGTCAGCCTGACGCATCTGGCCCGTAGCTATCTGGCGCTGGCGCGCGATCGCCAGATTATGAGCGGCTCGCTGGCGATCGGGCTGGTTTTCATTCCGATCCTTGCCTGGGTGGCGTTATCGCCAGTGATCCTGATTCAGGATGAAGGGCTCTCGCGTATGGATTACGCCCTGCTGCAGCTGCCGGTTTTTCTGGCGATGATCGCCGGTAACCTGACGTTGAGCCGACTGGCCAGCCGCCTGCCGATTGAAGGCCCGCTGCGCTTTGGCGCATGGCCGATTCTGGCTGGCCTGGGGCTTGCCGCATTAACCAGCCTGCTGGATAACCACAGCTATCTGTGGCTGACCGCCGGGCTGAGCCTGTATGCTTACGGCGCGGGCATGGTTAACGCCGGGCTGTATCGCCTGACGCTGTTTTCCAGCAATGCCGGTAAAGGCAGCGTGGCCGCCATGTTAGGCATGGTCAGCATTATTGTCTTTGCGTTAGGCATTGAGCTGTCGAAGTATGGCTATTTTCACGGCGGTAGCGGCTGGTTTAGCCTGATTAATCTGGCGAGCGGTCTGCTGTGGCTGGTGCTGGTCACCGCCTTCCTGCGCGAGCGTAAGCGTCGCAGTGCGGTTAATCCGCTTTAACGGGTTAGCCCGCCAATCCCGTGCCATGGCGGTGCGGGATTGGCGCCTCTGCTAGCTCATTTTTCCGCCGCCTGCGGCGCGACTTTTCCCGTTATTTACGCGGAAACAGCTCTTTGCGCTTATAGGGTTCGATCTCCCCTTCACGCCGCGTTTTCAGCAGCTTCAGGATCCAGGTGTACTGTTCCGGATGCGGGCGAACAAAAATCTCCACCTCTTCATTCATGCGGCGCGCCAGCGTGTGGTCATCCGCCTCCAGCAGATCGTCCATCGGCGGGCGGATATAGATATCAAGCTGATGCGTTTTGGCGTTATAGACCGGGAACAGCGGCACCACGCGCGCGCGGCACACCTTCATCAGGCGTCCGACCGCGGGCAGCGTAGCTTTATAGGTGGCAAAGAAATCAACGAATTCGCTGTGTTCCGCGCCATGATCCTGATCGGGCAAATAGTAGCCCCAATAGCCCTGGCGCACCGAGCTGATAAAGGGTTTGATGCCATCGTTTCTGGCGTGCATACGTCCGCCAAAGCGGCGACGCACCCGGTTCCAGATATAGTCGATCAGCTGGTTGCTTTGGTTGTGAAACATCGCTGCCATCATCTGGCCTTCTGAAGCCAGCAGCATCGCCGGAATATCTACGGCCCAGCCGTGCGGCACCAGAAAGATAACGTTCTGTTTCTCCGCCTGCATCGCATCAATAATTTCCCGGCCGTGCCAGCACACATGCTGCCGCACGCGCTCCGGCTTACGCAACGCCAGCTCCGCCATCATCACCATCGACTGTGGCGCGGTGGCGAACATGTCATCGATAATCTTTTCGCGCTCGGCTTCTGGCACTTCAGGCAGGCAATAAAGCAGGTTGATTTGCGCACGACGACGCGCGCTTTTGGCAAAACGTCCAGCAAGGCGGCCCGCCGCGCCAAGCACAGGATCGCGTAGCGCCGCAGGTAGCATGGCCATCACGGCAAACGCGCCGATGCCCAGCCAGGCCCCCCAGTATTTGGGCAACAGGAAGGATTTCTGGAAGACGGGAATAAATTCTGTATTTTTTTTCTTGCTGGTTTCCATGCACTCGCCTCTATCAATAACCGGCTAATGATAGTGTCGGCAGGTAATTTTGCAATGCTTACCGCAGGTTGTCGCTAAACCAACCCTAAATAACGGCAAACTGGCTCACCGGCGGGGAAAATATCGACCAGCGGAGCGCGCTAAAGGTGGCGCTCCGCTGTAGAGAAAGGAAAATAGCCTGGGTTAGTTGAGTTTCAGCTGCGGCAGCACTTCCCTTACCTGCGCCAGGAACTCGGAACGATCCTTACCGGTCAGCCCCTCCGTACGCGGCAGCTTCGCCGTCAGCGGATTCACTGCCTGATTATTGATCCAGATTTCATAGTGCAGGTGCGGGCCGGTTGAACGTCCGGTACTGCCGGAAAGGCCGATACGATCGCCACGTTTTACCTTATCGCCCGGTTTAACCAGCAGTTTATTCATATGCATATAGCGCGTCATATACTGGCGACCATGACGAATAGCGACATAGTTACCGGCACCCGCGCTACGCCTGGCCTGTACCACTTCACCATCGCCCACTGCCAGCACCGGCGTGCCGATCGGTACGGCAAAGTCTACCCCTTTATGCGGCGCTACGCGCCCGGTCACTGGATTCAGACGACGCGGATTGAAGTTGGAGGAGACGCGATACTGTTTCACCGTCGGGAAACGCATAAAGCCACGCGCCAGACCGGAGCCGGTGCGATCGTAGAATTTGCCGTCTTCGGCGCGGATAGCGTAATAATCTTTGCCGCCGGTGCGCAGGCGCACGCCTAACAGCTGGCTCTGCTCGTTTTTGCCATCCAGCACTTCACGCGACATCAGGACGCTGAACTTATCGCCCGCGCGCAGCTTGCGAAAATCCATCTGCCACTGCAGCGCTTTAATCACACTGCTGATCTCGGCACTGTTCAAGCCGGCGCGCTGGGCGCTGCTGACAAAACTGCCGCTCACGATGCCGGACAAGACGCTATTGGTCCATTCGCCTTTCTGCAGCGCGCTGGACATCTTAAAGCCGTTATCGATGCGATCGTAGGTGCGGGTTTCGCGCCGCGACATTTCCCATGTCAGGCGCTGCAGCTGACCATCATCGGTTAGTGTCCAGGAGAGCTGCTGCCCCACCTGGAGATTACGCAGATCGTTATCAATTTTAACCAGCTGACTGATTTCGCCCATATCGATGCCATACTGATTCAGTACGCTGCTCAGGGTATCGCCGCTGGAAACGACGTAATCATGGGTGCCGGTTTCGGCCGTGACGTCCTGGTCGATTTCATCCTGCGGCAGCTCATCTTCCGGCGCGGGTTGATCGAGCGGCTCGCTGGCTTCAGGCAGTAGCGTACGCAGCTGCTCTTTATCGATTTCAATGGTTTTTACG
This Mixta hanseatica DNA region includes the following protein-coding sequences:
- a CDS encoding MFS transporter, encoding MAAYTPVSSLTFRHLLFPLSLVLFEFATYIAHDMIQPGMLLVTREFHVGAEWVSTSLTAYLIGGIVLQWLLGPLSDKYGRRPVMLAGVLFFIVCCALMHWVSSIEQFVTLRFLQGISLCFIGAVGYAAIQEAFDEARSVRIMALMANVALLAPLAGPLAGAAFLTVGDWRTMFWLFALIAALALIGLWRAMPETAGDRRVSVSLTHLARSYLALARDRQIMSGSLAIGLVFIPILAWVALSPVILIQDEGLSRMDYALLQLPVFLAMIAGNLTLSRLASRLPIEGPLRFGAWPILAGLGLAALTSLLDNHSYLWLTAGLSLYAYGAGMVNAGLYRLTLFSSNAGKGSVAAMLGMVSIIVFALGIELSKYGYFHGGSGWFSLINLASGLLWLVLVTAFLRERKRRSAVNPL
- the lpxM gene encoding lauroyl-Kdo(2)-lipid IV(A) myristoyltransferase (LpxM is lauroyl-Kdo(2)-lipid IV(A) myristoyltransferase, an enzyme characterized in Escherichia coli and involved in biosynthesis of the form of lipid A found in that species and some closely related species.); the encoded protein is METSKKKNTEFIPVFQKSFLLPKYWGAWLGIGAFAVMAMLPAALRDPVLGAAGRLAGRFAKSARRRAQINLLYCLPEVPEAEREKIIDDMFATAPQSMVMMAELALRKPERVRQHVCWHGREIIDAMQAEKQNVIFLVPHGWAVDIPAMLLASEGQMMAAMFHNQSNQLIDYIWNRVRRRFGGRMHARNDGIKPFISSVRQGYWGYYLPDQDHGAEHSEFVDFFATYKATLPAVGRLMKVCRARVVPLFPVYNAKTHQLDIYIRPPMDDLLEADDHTLARRMNEEVEIFVRPHPEQYTWILKLLKTRREGEIEPYKRKELFPRK
- the mepM gene encoding murein DD-endopeptidase MepM; translation: MQQIARSVALAFNNLPRPHRVMLGSLTVVTLAVAVWRPFVYHPGETSPIVKTIEIDKEQLRTLLPEASEPLDQPAPEDELPQDEIDQDVTAETGTHDYVVSSGDTLSSVLNQYGIDMGEISQLVKIDNDLRNLQVGQQLSWTLTDDGQLQRLTWEMSRRETRTYDRIDNGFKMSSALQKGEWTNSVLSGIVSGSFVSSAQRAGLNSAEISSVIKALQWQMDFRKLRAGDKFSVLMSREVLDGKNEQSQLLGVRLRTGGKDYYAIRAEDGKFYDRTGSGLARGFMRFPTVKQYRVSSNFNPRRLNPVTGRVAPHKGVDFAVPIGTPVLAVGDGEVVQARRSAGAGNYVAIRHGRQYMTRYMHMNKLLVKPGDKVKRGDRIGLSGSTGRSTGPHLHYEIWINNQAVNPLTAKLPRTEGLTGKDRSEFLAQVREVLPQLKLN